The Desulfosporosinus sp. Sb-LF genome has a segment encoding these proteins:
- a CDS encoding C40 family peptidase: protein MNFNWTQNKKLIQQVLHDTRRKISWKSPLVIGSLSITIMLTGGLTYFLSTTTSAAAVMINGQQIGLVRNVNTGKNLIDTFLKQSGEPFGLIAKTHDQISYETVRVHPAVYLESTLSEKTLDNKLKVYLDGYKLEADGSTIAVLPSKEDSDKVLKDYEAYFVKPSDENKVTSVNFAEKVSVEEAEVQPDQMKQLDQAFKVLLDGKVRTRDYTVLSSDSWWLIARKNNMMTDEVLAGNPGATKDTKLKPGQLIKLVDSTPYLTVVSQGTYSGQETIPYDVETKADNSLGTGQTKVLEQGSNGSKLVTYSYEQRNGIDVTKQVLDEKIIQVPVNQVVAKSSSSRPVKVALAVSRGGNGSSTIVDRALSLQGTPYVFGGTTRSGFDCSSFTKYVYASSGISLPRTSYAQFASGVAVGRDNLQPGDLVFFTTYTTGASHVGIYMGGGRFVHASNPSSGVTTSSLSDSFYSSRYLGARRY from the coding sequence TTGAATTTCAATTGGACTCAAAACAAAAAGCTTATCCAACAAGTTCTCCACGACACTCGACGAAAAATATCTTGGAAATCACCGCTAGTCATCGGTAGTTTATCTATTACAATTATGTTAACTGGCGGGCTCACCTATTTTCTTTCGACCACGACGTCTGCAGCTGCTGTCATGATTAACGGTCAACAGATCGGCTTAGTCCGTAATGTTAATACTGGTAAAAATCTCATTGACACGTTTCTCAAACAAAGTGGCGAGCCATTCGGGCTGATTGCCAAAACGCATGACCAAATCAGTTATGAAACTGTCAGAGTTCATCCCGCGGTCTATCTTGAATCTACTTTGAGCGAAAAGACGTTGGACAATAAATTAAAGGTTTATCTTGATGGTTACAAGTTAGAGGCAGACGGTTCTACTATCGCAGTATTACCCAGCAAAGAAGATTCCGATAAAGTTCTAAAAGACTATGAAGCCTATTTTGTTAAACCCAGTGATGAAAACAAGGTGACTTCCGTAAATTTTGCTGAAAAAGTTAGTGTCGAAGAGGCAGAAGTTCAACCAGATCAAATGAAACAACTTGATCAAGCGTTTAAAGTGTTGCTTGACGGTAAAGTAAGGACAAGGGATTACACGGTCCTTTCCAGTGATTCTTGGTGGCTTATCGCTCGCAAAAACAATATGATGACAGACGAAGTATTAGCCGGTAATCCGGGAGCAACTAAAGATACAAAGTTGAAGCCAGGTCAACTGATTAAGCTTGTTGACTCTACACCTTATCTTACTGTCGTGAGTCAGGGAACCTATTCAGGTCAAGAAACAATTCCCTATGACGTCGAAACAAAAGCTGATAACAGTTTAGGAACCGGTCAAACAAAAGTCCTTGAACAAGGCAGTAATGGCTCAAAATTAGTTACCTATTCTTATGAGCAAAGGAATGGTATTGACGTTACCAAGCAAGTATTAGATGAAAAGATTATTCAAGTTCCTGTCAATCAAGTCGTTGCTAAAAGTTCTAGTAGTCGGCCTGTCAAAGTAGCTTTGGCTGTTTCTCGGGGAGGCAATGGTTCTTCAACCATCGTCGATCGCGCCCTCAGTTTGCAAGGGACGCCCTATGTTTTTGGCGGAACAACTCGAAGTGGCTTTGACTGTTCATCTTTTACCAAGTATGTCTACGCAAGTTCTGGGATATCACTTCCTCGTACATCGTATGCACAATTCGCTTCGGGAGTTGCGGTCGGCAGAGATAATCTTCAGCCAGGCGATTTAGTATTTTTTACAACGTATACTACGGGTGCATCTCATGTGGGCATATATATGGGGGGAGGACGTTTTGTTCATGCCAGTAACCCTAGTAGTGGGGTTACTACATCAAGTCTTAGTGATAGCTTTTACTCCTCCCGTTATCTCGGAGCTCGCAGGTATTAG
- a CDS encoding LysM domain-containing protein has protein sequence MPRVPAACPTNYAGHYTVNPGDTMFIISSIFRINLSELVRANPHITDPNVIFSGDILCVPGQIPFPCCVTLDLVQPAELGVAGVALVYTSFVGTQAISVMAVMDALPVGFDILIAEVNLPNQVTSRQQLYPSPQTPPTFSGTTFFPTAASLTPDTIIRVFPANSATGNQGSIKLQGSLNRCHR, from the coding sequence ATGCCACGCGTTCCTGCCGCATGCCCTACCAATTATGCCGGACACTATACTGTCAATCCTGGGGATACAATGTTTATCATATCGAGTATTTTTAGGATCAATTTATCGGAACTCGTCAGAGCAAATCCTCATATTACTGACCCTAACGTTATTTTTTCGGGTGATATATTATGTGTTCCAGGTCAAATTCCCTTTCCTTGCTGTGTCACACTGGATCTTGTTCAACCCGCCGAATTAGGTGTAGCGGGAGTAGCTCTTGTTTATACTAGTTTCGTAGGAACACAAGCAATCAGTGTTATGGCGGTGATGGATGCTCTACCTGTTGGGTTTGATATATTGATTGCAGAAGTAAACCTTCCTAATCAGGTTACTTCACGCCAACAACTATACCCATCACCTCAAACTCCGCCTACTTTTTCAGGAACTACCTTTTTTCCGACTGCCGCATCATTGACACCGGATACAATAATAAGGGTTTTTCCAGCCAATAGTGCTACGGGGAACCAGGGATCCATAAAATTGCAGGGAAGTTTAAATCGTTGTCATAGATAA
- a CDS encoding NADH:flavin oxidoreductase, whose product MSHLLKPLQAGPLTLINRLVMPPMATAKADPNGKVNQSILDYYAEKSEGGYLSLIIIEHSFIKLDGKASDLQLSVSDDSMVEGLKKLAEVIHRNGSKTMMQINHAGSNTTQEITGTTPVAPSAVSHPRRGGMPNELTREGIANIISAFQNAARRTKEAGFDGVEIHSAHGYLLNQFFSPLTNKRTDEYGGNVHNRIRLHLQVIEAVRAAVGDDFPILLRLGASDFREGGIIIEDSQVAAKEFEKAGVNILDISGGFSGYMVPDLSGQGYFAPLSEAIKKIVSIPVILTGGITEVQAAEQLLAEKKTDLIGVGRAILQNSKWAEQAINSMLN is encoded by the coding sequence ATGTCCCATTTACTTAAACCATTACAAGCAGGCCCGTTAACTCTAATTAACCGTTTAGTAATGCCACCCATGGCTACCGCGAAAGCAGATCCCAATGGGAAAGTAAACCAGTCAATTCTAGACTACTATGCAGAAAAATCCGAAGGCGGCTACCTTTCGCTTATAATCATTGAACACAGTTTTATCAAGTTAGATGGGAAAGCAAGTGACCTACAGCTTTCCGTTTCAGACGACAGCATGGTTGAAGGCCTAAAGAAATTAGCGGAGGTCATTCACCGTAATGGCTCTAAGACTATGATGCAAATAAATCATGCTGGAAGCAATACTACTCAAGAAATTACCGGAACTACCCCAGTAGCTCCTTCAGCAGTTTCACACCCACGTAGAGGGGGTATGCCAAATGAGCTTACCCGCGAGGGAATTGCGAATATCATCAGTGCCTTTCAAAATGCAGCTCGACGTACTAAGGAGGCTGGCTTCGATGGCGTAGAAATCCATTCCGCCCATGGTTACCTTCTCAATCAATTTTTCTCCCCGCTAACCAACAAACGTACCGATGAATATGGTGGAAATGTACATAATCGTATTCGTCTCCACCTGCAAGTCATAGAAGCGGTACGCGCCGCAGTAGGTGACGATTTCCCAATTCTTTTACGATTAGGTGCGTCTGATTTTAGAGAGGGCGGAATTATTATCGAGGATAGTCAAGTCGCCGCCAAAGAATTTGAAAAGGCCGGTGTAAATATTCTTGATATTTCCGGCGGTTTCTCAGGATATATGGTACCTGACCTTAGCGGACAAGGCTATTTTGCACCGCTCAGCGAAGCCATCAAAAAGATAGTCTCCATTCCGGTAATTCTCACGGGTGGAATTACCGAAGTACAAGCAGCCGAACAATTGCTAGCTGAAAAGAAAACAGACCTCATTGGTGTAGGAAGGGCGATCCTTCAAAATTCCAAATGGGCAGAGCAGGCTATCAATAGCATGCTCAATTAA